Proteins found in one Deinococcus sp. Leaf326 genomic segment:
- a CDS encoding ABC transporter permease — MLTLILLELRKLLTSRSARLALAVSFLLPLLWAAAPRMNMLLGDLALVSGWQLPAVSIGVAVQFMLPLFIALTVAEMIGSEVSQGTLAPLLLRPVGRTHVIASKLAVALLFPFLLVAVTVLGSLLAGIPRGFGAFTGGTGMGPGLFVGVGQLGSGAALAEMLRGSFLAGVMLMPIAALSLLFGVLTLNTAAATLATLAALNIMRLLVVFPESVQRILLTSHFALYAEQGSVVGSVTLLLIYTAGFGLMAIFAFDRRDV, encoded by the coding sequence ATGCTGACCCTGATCCTGCTCGAACTGCGCAAGCTCCTCACGTCGCGTAGCGCCCGGCTCGCCCTGGCCGTCAGTTTCCTGCTGCCGCTGCTGTGGGCCGCCGCGCCGCGCATGAACATGCTGCTCGGCGACCTCGCACTCGTCAGCGGCTGGCAGCTTCCGGCCGTGAGCATCGGCGTGGCGGTGCAGTTCATGTTGCCGCTGTTCATCGCCCTGACTGTCGCCGAGATGATCGGCAGTGAGGTCAGTCAGGGCACCCTCGCGCCGCTGCTGCTGCGCCCGGTGGGCCGCACGCACGTCATCGCCAGCAAGCTGGCCGTGGCGCTGCTCTTTCCCTTCCTGCTGGTCGCGGTGACGGTGCTGGGGTCGCTGCTGGCCGGCATTCCGCGCGGCTTCGGGGCGTTTACGGGCGGCACGGGCATGGGGCCGGGGCTGTTCGTGGGCGTGGGGCAGCTCGGCAGCGGGGCCGCCCTGGCCGAGATGCTGCGCGGCAGCTTCCTGGCCGGGGTCATGCTCATGCCCATCGCGGCCTTGTCGCTGCTGTTCGGGGTGCTGACCCTCAACACGGCCGCCGCGACCCTCGCCACCCTTGCCGCCCTGAACATCATGCGGCTGCTCGTGGTCTTCCCCGAGTCGGTCCAGCGCATCCTGCTCACCAGCCACTTCGCGCTGTACGCCGAACAGGGCAGCGTGGTGGGTTCGGTGACCCTGCTGCTCATCTACACGGCGGGCTTCGGCCTCATGGCGATCTTCGCCTTCGACCGGCGCGACGTCTAG
- a CDS encoding ABC transporter ATP-binding protein produces the protein MKKSGAPALPAVEVRGLSKSYGPNAVLEEVTLTVKPGEVYALTGPNGAGKTTLIRAMTGLAFPTAGEVRLLGLNVHTDGARARALLGAVVEAPAKFYPQLTGNQNLLLHASLAAMAPGRARVDRARLREVLALLELTRMADRPVAEYSLGQRQRLGVASAILDHPKVLILDEPTSGLDPLGIGLIHRIVTGLASEGCAVILSTHHLREIATYAHRVGILSGGRLVDTVDLQARHTAFRFRVEHPAVAASSLESLPYVRRVSVRQPYAVVHLSSEGQVPDVLDHLARAGIRVFEASPDHFDLYEYYRERVAQP, from the coding sequence GTGAAGAAGTCAGGCGCTCCTGCCCTGCCGGCCGTCGAGGTGCGGGGGCTGTCGAAATCCTACGGACCGAACGCGGTTCTCGAAGAGGTCACCCTCACGGTCAAGCCGGGCGAGGTCTATGCCCTCACCGGCCCCAACGGCGCGGGCAAGACCACCCTGATCCGGGCCATGACCGGGCTCGCCTTTCCTACGGCGGGCGAGGTACGGCTGCTCGGCCTGAACGTGCACACCGACGGCGCCCGCGCCCGCGCGCTGCTGGGGGCGGTGGTCGAGGCCCCGGCCAAGTTCTACCCGCAGCTGACCGGCAACCAGAACCTGCTGCTGCACGCCAGCCTCGCGGCGATGGCGCCGGGGCGCGCGCGGGTGGACCGCGCCCGGCTGCGCGAGGTCCTGGCCCTGCTGGAGCTGACCCGTATGGCCGACCGCCCGGTGGCCGAGTATTCGCTGGGCCAGCGCCAGCGGCTCGGGGTGGCGAGCGCCATCCTGGACCATCCCAAGGTGCTGATTCTGGACGAACCCACGAGCGGTCTGGACCCGCTGGGCATCGGCCTGATCCACCGCATCGTGACCGGGCTGGCCTCGGAGGGCTGCGCGGTGATCCTGAGCACGCACCACCTGCGCGAGATCGCCACCTACGCGCACCGCGTGGGGATTCTCAGCGGTGGGCGACTCGTGGACACGGTAGACCTTCAGGCCCGGCACACCGCCTTCCGATTCCGGGTGGAACATCCGGCGGTGGCGGCCTCGTCGCTCGAATCCCTGCCCTACGTGCGCCGGGTCAGCGTGCGCCAGCCCTACGCGGTGGTGCACCTGAGCAGCGAAGGCCAGGTGCCGGATGTGCTCGACCACCTCGCCCGCGCGGGCATCCGGGTCTTCGAGGCCTCGCCCGACCACTTCGACCTGTACGAGTACTACCGCGAACGGGTGGCGCAGCCATGA
- a CDS encoding 1,4-dihydroxy-6-naphthoate synthase: MTLSPSTPAQPETLDLGYSFCPNDTFIFHALHAGLVPSPLPVREVLEDVQTLNDWATAGRLPITKISYRAYFGVMDDYVALRAGGALGRGVGPLIVTRGEVGDLNGKIVASPGALTTAELLLRLVYPDAQVRRMRYDEVMPATARGEVDAGLIIHESRFTYPQHGLSKHLDLGAWWEQDTGLPLPLGAILVRRDLPGGLQRDLNAAVRASLDYAYAHPQASAAYIRGHALEMEDAVMQAHIDLYVNAMSRDVGEEGERAVRELQRRAVAVGAAPASDLPLFVGDPL, encoded by the coding sequence ATGACCCTCTCCCCTTCTACGCCCGCCCAGCCCGAAACGCTGGACCTGGGCTACTCGTTTTGCCCGAACGACACTTTCATCTTTCACGCGCTGCACGCGGGACTGGTGCCCTCACCGCTGCCGGTGCGCGAGGTACTCGAAGACGTGCAGACCCTCAACGACTGGGCTACTGCCGGCCGGCTGCCCATCACCAAAATCAGCTACCGGGCGTATTTCGGCGTAATGGACGACTACGTGGCCCTGCGGGCAGGCGGAGCGCTGGGGCGCGGCGTGGGGCCACTCATCGTGACGCGCGGCGAGGTCGGCGACCTGAACGGCAAGATAGTCGCCTCGCCCGGCGCGCTGACCACTGCCGAGCTGCTGCTGCGGCTGGTGTACCCGGACGCGCAGGTGCGCCGCATGCGCTACGACGAGGTCATGCCCGCGACCGCGCGCGGCGAGGTGGACGCCGGGCTGATCATCCACGAGTCGCGCTTCACGTATCCGCAGCACGGCCTGAGCAAGCACCTCGACCTCGGCGCGTGGTGGGAACAGGACACCGGGCTGCCGCTGCCGCTAGGAGCCATCCTGGTGCGGCGCGACCTGCCCGGTGGGCTGCAGCGTGACCTGAACGCCGCCGTGCGCGCCAGCCTGGACTACGCCTACGCACACCCACAGGCCTCGGCCGCCTACATCCGGGGACACGCGCTGGAAATGGAGGACGCGGTCATGCAGGCCCACATCGACCTGTATGTCAATGCCATGAGCCGCGACGTGGGCGAGGAGGGAGAGCGGGCCGTGCGCGAGTTGCAGCGCCGGGCCGTGGCGGTAGGGGCCGCCCCCGCGAGCGACCTGCCGCTATTCGTCGGCGACCCGCTGTAA
- a CDS encoding DUF6174 domain-containing protein, translating to MPRPSLPAVLLTSLALAGGAFLGTAQAGGGGGRAPNACRADYVRPSFARLDADLAAARARWAAQNIRAYSYDFSQVAAPVRYPAVRVTVRPGAAPVVAVLPGEVGDPGGQAAGTVEARFAQVAEALASWRTQPCAEVRVTYDRATGVPLTFYGGSGLANIADGFGEWRVTNFTRS from the coding sequence ATGCCCCGCCCCTCACTGCCCGCTGTCCTGCTCACCTCTTTGGCCCTTGCGGGCGGCGCGTTCCTGGGGACCGCGCAGGCCGGGGGCGGCGGGGGCCGGGCGCCCAACGCCTGCCGCGCCGACTACGTGCGGCCCAGTTTCGCGCGGCTGGACGCCGACCTGGCCGCGGCCCGCGCCCGCTGGGCCGCCCAGAACATCCGGGCCTACAGCTACGACTTCTCGCAGGTGGCGGCCCCAGTGCGCTACCCGGCCGTGCGGGTCACGGTGCGCCCCGGCGCGGCCCCGGTCGTGGCCGTCTTGCCCGGCGAGGTCGGCGACCCCGGTGGGCAGGCGGCCGGAACCGTCGAGGCCCGTTTCGCGCAGGTGGCCGAGGCCCTGGCCTCCTGGCGTACCCAGCCCTGTGCGGAGGTTCGCGTCACCTACGACCGCGCGACCGGCGTGCCGCTGACCTTCTACGGCGGCAGCGGTCTGGCGAACATCGCCGACGGCTTCGGCGAGTGGCGGGTCACGAACTTCACGCGCAGCTGA
- the ribF gene encoding riboflavin biosynthesis protein RibF: MKTFVSPEQRPDTETVVAIGSFDGVHLGHQALLAQLRARAREFRVPSVVYTFDPPTRVLTQGVEFLSTLPEKLELLARYGVDETVAVPFTTEFASRPKEAFLDDLRVLRPRVVVVGEDFHFGRGRAGGLEDLREVAPRVIALPMHQLGGDDIKSTRIRELLRAGDVEGTARLLGRHYGAQGVVVQGDRLGRTIGYPTANIRVPLGKALPLGVFAVMALGDPNQGEGDRRWPGMANVGWRPTVEGRELRFEVHLFDFAGDLYGQELQIKFFNRLRGEQKFGGLEELKAQLARDAEQARGLLAGLG; the protein is encoded by the coding sequence GTGAAGACCTTCGTCTCGCCGGAGCAGCGGCCCGACACCGAAACGGTGGTCGCCATCGGCAGTTTCGACGGCGTGCACCTGGGGCATCAGGCGCTGCTGGCGCAACTGCGCGCCCGCGCACGCGAGTTCCGGGTGCCCAGCGTGGTCTATACCTTCGACCCGCCGACGCGCGTGCTGACCCAGGGCGTGGAATTCCTCTCGACGCTGCCCGAGAAACTCGAACTTCTGGCGCGCTACGGCGTGGACGAGACGGTGGCCGTGCCCTTCACCACCGAGTTCGCCTCGCGGCCCAAGGAGGCCTTTCTGGACGACCTGCGGGTGCTGCGCCCGCGCGTGGTTGTGGTGGGCGAGGACTTCCACTTTGGGCGCGGCCGGGCGGGCGGCCTGGAGGACTTGCGGGAGGTCGCGCCGCGCGTCATCGCCCTGCCGATGCACCAGCTCGGCGGCGACGACATCAAGAGCACCCGGATTCGCGAGCTGCTGCGCGCCGGGGACGTGGAGGGCACCGCGCGCCTGCTCGGGCGGCACTACGGCGCGCAGGGCGTGGTCGTGCAAGGCGACCGCCTGGGCCGCACCATCGGCTACCCGACGGCCAACATCCGCGTGCCGCTGGGCAAGGCGCTGCCACTGGGCGTGTTCGCAGTGATGGCCCTGGGCGACCCGAACCAGGGCGAGGGAGACCGCCGCTGGCCCGGCATGGCCAATGTGGGCTGGCGGCCCACCGTCGAGGGCCGCGAACTGCGTTTCGAGGTCCATCTGTTCGATTTCGCGGGCGACCTGTACGGCCAGGAACTCCAGATCAAGTTCTTCAACCGCCTGCGCGGCGAGCAGAAGTTCGGCGGCCTGGAGGAACTCAAGGCGCAGCTCGCCCGTGATGCCGAACAGGCGCGCGGGCTGCTGGCCGGCCTGGGCTGA
- a CDS encoding NUDIX domain-containing protein encodes MASADTETIYKGKILTVERLGGKWEVVRHQPAVAVLVLNGQGEMLLVRQARPAIGAHTVEAPAGLIDEGETPEQAARRELQEEAGFDGELTLLTRFFTSPGFCDEELHVFRARDLRASKLPQDADEDLEVLWMTPQALLDGLRDGALVSSGPSVAAALYGVLALNTPGQSQTGQDQ; translated from the coding sequence ATGGCGAGTGCGGACACGGAAACCATCTACAAGGGCAAGATCCTGACGGTCGAGCGGCTGGGGGGCAAGTGGGAGGTCGTGCGGCACCAGCCGGCGGTGGCGGTGCTCGTCCTGAACGGCCAGGGCGAGATGCTGCTCGTGCGCCAGGCGCGCCCGGCCATCGGCGCGCACACGGTCGAGGCCCCCGCCGGATTGATCGACGAGGGCGAGACCCCCGAGCAGGCCGCGCGGCGCGAGTTGCAGGAAGAGGCGGGCTTCGACGGCGAACTGACGCTGCTCACGCGCTTTTTCACCTCACCGGGCTTCTGCGACGAGGAACTGCACGTGTTCCGCGCCCGCGACCTGCGCGCGAGCAAGCTGCCACAGGACGCCGACGAGGACCTGGAAGTGCTGTGGATGACGCCCCAGGCCCTGCTGGACGGTCTGCGGGACGGCGCCCTGGTCAGTAGCGGCCCCAGTGTGGCGGCGGCGCTGTACGGCGTGCTGGCCCTGAACACGCCGGGGCAGAGCCAGACAGGGCAGGACCAGTGA
- a CDS encoding deoxyguanosinetriphosphate triphosphohydrolase, with amino-acid sequence MLTRADLEAREAAALAPWATLSRESRGRTYPEAESETRTAFQKDRDRVLHTTAFRRLEAKTQVFLNAAGQGDHYRTRLTHTLEVQQVARSVALSLGLNETLAETVALAHDLGHPPFGHAGERVLNGLMAGHGGFDHNAQACRIVTRLEDRYADFPGLNLTLDTLDGLNKHERAGIGMPSLEAQVVDAADALAYTAHDLDDGLRSGLIVPGQLAGLSLWDGLLERSGLSGQGERDRRRLHRELLGWLLMDLTRASDEAIATSGVRSPGEVRVLPARVVTYSAPVYAQLREMKAFLRDNLYRHWQVERQVEQATRVTEGLFRAFVARPSMLPPRPRARAEECGLERAVCDHLAGMTDRYALETWRSVAAPV; translated from the coding sequence ATGCTGACGCGCGCCGACCTCGAAGCCCGTGAGGCGGCCGCCCTCGCGCCCTGGGCCACCCTGAGCCGCGAGTCGCGGGGCCGCACCTACCCCGAGGCCGAAAGTGAGACCCGCACCGCCTTCCAGAAGGACCGCGACCGGGTGCTGCACACCACGGCCTTCCGGCGCCTGGAGGCCAAGACGCAGGTGTTCCTGAATGCGGCCGGGCAGGGCGACCACTACCGCACCCGCCTGACCCACACGCTGGAAGTGCAGCAGGTAGCGCGCTCGGTGGCCCTGAGTCTGGGCCTGAACGAGACCCTGGCCGAGACCGTGGCCCTGGCCCACGACCTCGGGCACCCCCCTTTCGGGCACGCGGGCGAGCGCGTCCTGAACGGGCTGATGGCCGGGCACGGGGGCTTTGACCACAACGCGCAGGCCTGCCGCATCGTGACCCGGCTGGAAGACCGCTACGCCGACTTTCCGGGCCTGAATCTGACCCTGGATACCCTCGACGGCCTGAACAAGCACGAGCGCGCGGGCATCGGGATGCCGAGCCTGGAGGCGCAGGTCGTGGACGCCGCCGACGCCCTGGCCTACACCGCCCACGACCTTGACGACGGGCTGCGCAGCGGGCTGATCGTGCCGGGGCAGCTTGCCGGCCTGAGCCTCTGGGACGGGCTGCTGGAGCGCAGCGGCCTGAGCGGCCAGGGCGAGCGGGATCGCCGGCGGCTACACCGCGAACTGCTCGGCTGGCTCCTAATGGACCTGACACGCGCGAGCGACGAGGCCATTGCGACCAGCGGCGTGCGCTCGCCCGGCGAGGTGCGTGTCCTGCCCGCCCGTGTCGTGACCTACAGCGCCCCCGTCTACGCGCAACTACGCGAGATGAAGGCTTTTTTGCGCGACAACCTGTACCGCCACTGGCAGGTCGAGCGACAGGTCGAGCAGGCCACCCGCGTCACCGAGGGGCTGTTCCGGGCCTTCGTCGCGCGGCCGTCCATGCTGCCGCCCCGGCCCCGCGCCCGCGCCGAGGAGTGTGGCCTGGAGCGCGCCGTGTGTGACCACCTCGCGGGCATGACCGACCGTTACGCCCTAGAGACGTGGCGCAGCGTCGCCGCCCCCGTCTGA
- a CDS encoding DAK2 domain-containing protein — protein sequence MFRTATDWLGVYREQVNALNVYPVPDGDTGTNMHLTMQSVRRELDTCDERSMPAVARAVSYGALLGARGNSGVILSQLLKGFAETVAGAQNIDAALLTRAFAAAQKSGYGAVMTPVEGTILTVARGVAEGAALTAESPAAVLEQALFRGQALLDQTPEMLPALKQAGVIDSGGQGYLYLVQGMLAALRGDELPEAPEVTSYAQQGIQNEEFGFCTEFLMSEATKPIEEIRELVSPFGDSLLVVGAEGYVKGHIHTNAPDELLATVGRYGRMLKTKVEDMSEQHTEILGMAGAAARAEDEVPPSGLVAVANGYGLVKLFRSLGARIVSGGQTANPSVQDIVDAVRSVSAEKVVILPNNKNVLMAAQKATELMEGRAVVIETRTLGQGIGAALAFSPQVPAEELREAMTEAAGAVTTFEVTRASRTTNITTKQGRTLDIKEGDVIGLQDDELVDAGGAPEDSVLTMLGRAYRGQEIVTVFGGPQKTLDDLAALAARIRQEFPMVEVEAHPGGPDLYDYLVTLE from the coding sequence ATGTTCCGTACTGCCACCGACTGGCTGGGCGTATACCGCGAGCAGGTCAACGCCCTGAACGTGTACCCGGTGCCCGACGGCGACACCGGCACGAACATGCACCTCACCATGCAATCGGTGCGGCGCGAGCTCGACACCTGCGACGAGCGCAGCATGCCCGCCGTCGCCCGCGCGGTGAGTTACGGCGCCCTGCTGGGCGCGCGCGGCAACAGCGGCGTGATCCTCTCGCAGCTGCTCAAGGGCTTTGCCGAGACGGTCGCGGGCGCGCAGAACATCGATGCCGCGCTGCTGACCCGCGCCTTCGCCGCCGCGCAGAAAAGCGGCTACGGAGCTGTCATGACGCCGGTCGAGGGCACCATCCTGACCGTCGCGCGCGGCGTGGCCGAGGGCGCGGCCCTGACGGCCGAGTCGCCGGCGGCCGTGCTGGAACAGGCCCTGTTCCGGGGCCAGGCCCTACTCGACCAGACGCCCGAGATGCTCCCGGCCCTGAAGCAGGCGGGCGTGATCGACTCGGGCGGCCAAGGCTACCTGTACCTCGTGCAGGGAATGCTCGCGGCGCTGCGCGGCGACGAACTGCCCGAAGCCCCCGAGGTCACGAGCTACGCCCAGCAGGGCATCCAGAACGAGGAGTTCGGCTTCTGCACCGAGTTCCTGATGAGCGAGGCGACCAAGCCCATCGAGGAGATCCGCGAGCTCGTCAGCCCTTTCGGCGACTCGCTGCTCGTGGTGGGGGCCGAGGGCTACGTCAAGGGCCACATCCACACCAACGCGCCCGACGAACTGCTGGCGACGGTGGGCCGCTACGGCCGGATGCTCAAGACCAAGGTCGAGGACATGTCCGAGCAGCACACCGAGATTCTGGGCATGGCCGGAGCCGCTGCCCGCGCCGAGGACGAAGTGCCACCCTCGGGGCTGGTGGCGGTCGCCAACGGCTACGGCCTGGTCAAGCTGTTCCGGTCGCTGGGCGCGCGCATCGTCTCGGGTGGGCAGACCGCCAACCCCAGCGTGCAGGACATCGTGGACGCGGTGCGCTCGGTGAGTGCCGAGAAAGTCGTCATCCTGCCCAACAACAAGAACGTGCTCATGGCCGCCCAGAAGGCCACCGAGCTGATGGAGGGGAGAGCGGTCGTCATCGAGACCCGCACGCTGGGCCAGGGCATCGGCGCCGCGCTGGCCTTCTCGCCGCAGGTGCCCGCCGAGGAACTCCGTGAGGCGATGACCGAGGCGGCGGGGGCCGTGACCACCTTCGAGGTCACGCGCGCGAGCCGCACGACCAACATCACGACCAAGCAGGGGCGCACGCTGGACATCAAGGAAGGCGACGTGATCGGCCTGCAGGACGACGAACTCGTGGACGCGGGCGGCGCCCCCGAGGACAGCGTCCTGACGATGCTGGGCCGCGCCTACCGGGGCCAGGAGATCGTGACCGTGTTCGGCGGCCCGCAAAAGACCCTGGACGACCTGGCCGCCCTCGCTGCGCGCATCCGCCAGGAATTCCCGATGGTGGAGGTCGAGGCGCACCCCGGCGGCCCCGATCTGTACGACTACCTGGTGACGCTGGAGTGA
- a CDS encoding Asp23/Gls24 family envelope stress response protein, which produces MSGSIQITEGALASLIGLTAHEIPGVVGMAPANLKEGLYRVLGRANASEGVVIGREGGRFTADLYVVAAYGVSIPTVARNIADRVEHVVKNQAGIELAATRVHAVGVQRA; this is translated from the coding sequence GTGAGTGGCTCCATACAGATCACCGAGGGCGCCCTGGCGTCCCTCATCGGGCTCACCGCCCACGAGATTCCGGGCGTGGTGGGCATGGCCCCGGCCAACCTCAAGGAGGGCCTGTACCGCGTCCTGGGCCGGGCCAATGCCAGCGAGGGCGTGGTGATCGGCCGGGAGGGGGGCCGGTTCACGGCCGACCTCTACGTCGTGGCGGCCTACGGCGTGAGCATTCCGACGGTGGCGCGCAACATCGCCGACCGGGTCGAGCACGTCGTGAAGAACCAGGCCGGCATCGAGCTCGCCGCCACCCGCGTCCACGCCGTGGGGGTTCAGCGTGCCTGA
- a CDS encoding leucyl aminopeptidase family protein yields the protein MQLTDRLDAADLTLSFVTQDSALPERLTRGLKPGEVRLTRRGENGDEALALFPTAAAEARDLGAALSKLAGELRASGVRVPATEHAAPLAAAALAAAWQDRRYKGEPKDMSAPEVHLAVEGLAAEDAARVRALAAGVEFARELVSAPANVLNPVTLAREARSLERLGLDVDVWDGDDIAARGMGLLVAVAAGSATGPRLIRVTLPARGSSEQGKAEHVIALVGKGITFDTGGYSLKPAAGMYGMKNDMGGAGAVLGAMRALGELRAHIPEGVEVRAYVAAAENMVGPDAMRPGDIFRAANGLSVEVTNTDAEGRLVLGDTLTVACDEGATEVVDLATLTGAKVTALGSDIAALFSSDAALTARIQAGAEAAGEFVWELPLHQPYLKAFQKATLADLKNSDLVPAGGSIKAALFLQQFVTRPWAHIDIAGNAIQGEAATGWGVGTLVEYVLARR from the coding sequence ATGCAACTCACAGACCGGCTGGACGCGGCAGACCTCACGCTGTCGTTCGTGACCCAGGACTCGGCCCTCCCGGAGCGCCTGACCCGTGGCCTGAAGCCCGGTGAGGTGCGGCTGACCCGCCGAGGCGAAAACGGTGACGAGGCGCTGGCACTGTTCCCCACGGCGGCGGCCGAGGCCCGCGACCTGGGCGCGGCCCTGAGCAAACTGGCGGGCGAACTGCGGGCGTCGGGCGTGCGGGTGCCTGCGACTGAGCACGCTGCCCCCCTGGCCGCGGCGGCCCTGGCTGCGGCGTGGCAGGACCGCCGGTACAAGGGCGAGCCGAAGGACATGTCCGCGCCCGAGGTGCACCTAGCCGTCGAGGGGCTGGCCGCTGAGGACGCCGCGCGGGTGCGCGCCCTGGCCGCCGGGGTGGAGTTCGCCCGCGAACTGGTGAGCGCCCCGGCCAACGTCCTGAACCCGGTCACGCTGGCGCGCGAGGCCCGCAGCCTGGAGCGGCTCGGTCTGGACGTGGACGTGTGGGACGGCGACGACATTGCGGCGCGCGGCATGGGCCTGCTCGTGGCCGTGGCGGCGGGCAGCGCCACCGGGCCCCGCCTGATCCGGGTGACACTGCCGGCACGCGGCTCCAGCGAACAGGGCAAGGCCGAGCACGTCATCGCGCTCGTCGGCAAGGGGATTACCTTCGACACCGGTGGCTACAGCCTCAAGCCGGCGGCGGGCATGTACGGCATGAAAAACGACATGGGCGGCGCGGGCGCGGTGCTGGGGGCCATGCGCGCCCTGGGTGAGCTACGCGCGCACATTCCCGAGGGGGTGGAGGTGCGGGCCTATGTCGCCGCGGCCGAGAACATGGTCGGCCCCGACGCCATGCGCCCCGGCGACATCTTCCGCGCGGCCAACGGGCTGAGTGTCGAGGTCACGAACACTGACGCCGAGGGACGCTTGGTGCTCGGCGACACGCTGACGGTCGCCTGCGACGAGGGCGCCACCGAGGTCGTGGATCTCGCCACCCTGACCGGCGCGAAGGTGACGGCGCTCGGTAGCGATATCGCCGCGCTGTTCTCCAGCGACGCGGCGCTCACGGCCCGCATTCAGGCCGGGGCCGAGGCGGCCGGCGAGTTCGTCTGGGAGCTGCCGCTGCACCAGCCGTACCTCAAGGCCTTTCAGAAGGCCACCCTCGCCGACCTGAAGAACAGCGACCTCGTGCCGGCCGGGGGCAGCATCAAGGCGGCGCTGTTTCTCCAGCAGTTCGTGACCCGGCCCTGGGCGCACATCGACATCGCGGGCAACGCTATCCAGGGCGAGGCCGCGACCGGCTGGGGCGTGGGCACCCTGGTCGAGTACGTGCTGGCGCGCCGCTGA